The genomic region TTTAGAgattaattttaacattttgaagCAGACTTGATTCACTTGCATACAGAAAAGACAATATGCGGTGGTTTTACATGTTTATCCCAAAATACTTACAATCATGCTgctttttgtaaattaatttattgaGTGTTTCCACTCATTTATTTTGATACAAAAATCTATTAGCTGACTGTTTAAACTTACCTGAAAGAAATATTAGTTATGattagggttgggtattgtttaaaatttaacgataccagtaccaaaaccagttcccttaaagtgataccgataccaataaaGTACTTCATtggataccttgcataaaatgccacctgttgaagccatagtagttgattggtagcctattattatttttattgtagttaTGGAAAGCAAGGTTATCTAGTTTATTTTTTcgtgtttcaaataactgttaaataaaagtattgagAAATTGTATTAGATCGCTCCTcctcctaattaggtcatcctcactGGTAGTATTAGCCTATAAGGAAGAAAGACAACAGCGTGGGAGTTTTTTtctatttgaatgagagaggagtgaaatagttaagtggtgcaggcacataaggaaaaaaaggcgtgctcttctctttcttctggCGTGTTgtttgcgtgtttggctgcaagcaaaaccataaaGGTATCGAGTAGTGATACCCATCCGTAGTTATGATACACTCTCATTAGCACACGACAAATCTGCACTTTTANNNNNNNNNNNNNNNNNNNNNNNNNNNNNNNNNNNNNNNNNNNNNNNNNNNNNNNNNNNNNNNNNNNNNNNNNNNNNNNNNNNNNNNNNNNNNNNNNNNNTTAAAAAGTCTTATTTTTAAGATCATTCCTTCTAATTAACAACCTAAAATTACTTTTAGCATTACAAGAAGATacatcatacatacatactctcactaaatacacacataaaatcccacaaaaaacacacacctcagGAATAAGTTCTCATTCAGTCAAACACACATAATCAGTCTCTCTCAGCTCTGTCAAggctgaagaagaggaaaactGGCAAGCGCACTCACTCGCTCAGCCTTGTGACCGTGCTCTCTGTTGAGCTGCACTCCATCAATATGCCAGAGGACAGCTGGAGGTAAacgtgaggtgtgtgtgtgtgtgacataggcctacatgtagACCGCACTCTGGGTGATGATCTGAAAGGCCTCAATCAAAACACAAGAAGAGAAGAACTGAATTTATCTAATGACTACAGAAGTCATTCCATACAAAATGTATTACCAAAAAACACACTCATTATGGTTATAAAGTGTCATAAAACTAGCATAAAAGTGAGCATAAAACTacaaatttactttttaaatgatcatATATAGGCTACCTTAGGATGGGCAGTGGGGCAGTGGtaagcactgtcgcctcacagcaagaaggttgagGGCTCGAACCCCGGTCGTctcggcctttctgtgtggagtttgcatgttctccccacgtctgcgtgggttctctccgggtgctccggcttcctcccaccgtccgaagacatgtggactaggttgattggtgaccctaaattgtccttaggtgacTGGTGGTTTGTGTATGtttggccctgcgatggactggcgacctgtccagggtctaccccgcctttcgcccgaggtcagctgggattggctccagccccccgcgaccctgtatacaggataagtggttgacgatggatggatggatggatggtcacTTCAACAAGATAGAGACAAAAGCTTGTGCTGCAGTGGTGCAAATTTTCTTGCAAACCAATTTGCAATTGAGCTAATTAGCTACTACTTGCTAACACGTAGTGAATGAAGGACATTTGGGGCCCACGAGGATCTGCAAGCTTAGGATTTTGTATCTATATCCTCTAAATTTTAGAgattaattttaacattttgaagCAGACTTGATTCACTTGCATACAGAAAAGACAATATGCGGTGGTTTTACATGTTTATCCCAAAATACTTACAATCATGCTgctttttgtaaattaatttattgaGTGTTTCCACTCATTTATTTTGATACAAAAATCTATTAGCTGACTGTTTAAACTTACCTGAAAGAAATATTAGTTATGattagggttgggtattgtttaaaatttaacgataccagtaccaaaaccagttcccttaaagtgataccgataccaataaaGTACTTCATtggataccttgcataaaatgccacctgttgaagccatagtagttgattggtagcctattattatttttattgtagttaTGGAAAGCAAGGTTATCTAGTTTATTTTTTcgtgtttcaaataactgttaaataaaagtattgagAAATTGTATTAGATCGCTCCTcctcctaattaggtcatcctcactGGTAGTATTAGCCTATAAGGAAGAAAGACAACAGCGTGGGAGTTTTTTtctatttgaatgagagaggagtgaaatagttaagtggtgcaggcacataaggaaaaaaaggcgtgctcttctctttcttctggCGTGTTgtttgcgtgtttggctgcaagcaaaaccataaaGGTATCGAGTAGTGATACCCATCCGTAGTTATGATACACTCTCATTAGCACACGACAAATCTGCACTTTTATATTATATCTGtgccttttttcctccacaaaTAAGGTTGTGTGCTCATTCCAAATAactcaactttggtttcatctgtccagagaatattttgccagtagtgctgtggaaTATTCAGGTGCTCTATTGCAAACTTCAGACGTGCAGCAATGGCTTCCTCCGTGGTGTCCTCCCATGAACTCCATTCTTGTACTACTCTTGTACATACTTATTGTAGATAAGTGTAGAGTCatcaacagagatgttagcatgttccaGAGAATTCTGTAAATCTTAAGGTGACACTCTACGATTCTTCCAAACCTCATTGAGTATTCTAACCTGTGCTGTGTTACTCTAATTATTTTTGAATCTTTCCTACTTACAACTGAAACAGGTGACTGAGCATGTTTACAGGTTCCCCTTCAAGTTAACTCTgcaatcatttacatttattcatttagttgacgcttttatccaaagcgacttacaattgctatacatgtcagaggttccatgcctctggagcaacttggggttaagggctcagggacacaatggtggatgggtcacagtgggggattgaacccgggtcacaccaaaggcatggtCTTATCCACTgggccatcaccaccccatcaTCTCTTACTTTCTCTGGTGTTTTCAGCTTTAATTTCAGTGTCTGATTGACACGACCCACCTCAACCCCAGTCACCTTCAGTTTTATCAGATCCTCATGTCCAATCGCTCTTTCCACTGAGTTCATAAGGAATCCCACTCCATACCACATCCATCCAAATCTTCAGCTATTGTTTCTCACTCTTTTACCAGCACCAGTGTCTCTATCGGGTGAATATTCCTGTAAGACTCATGGCATGATTAACCAATAATTTACTAATTTACTCCTTACATCTTTAACACTTTCTTCTACTTGTCCTTCTGTGTGcactaaattattttttaatgatgtAATATAAAGTATACATGATTTGTAGTTGAGAAACTAAAACTTGCAAGCATATTGGCACAGTTCTCATGTGTAATGTAAGTAAGTGGCTATTCAGGGTCATCTGCTCATATCACAGCTGTTCCTCCAAACTTGACTCCTTCCTGGATGATAGAGGGGCAGGAAGAAAGGGTGACACagagcagaggaaagagagatgCGTGTTGAGGGCTCGTACTCCAGCATCCTCTCCAACAGATTAAAAAACTGGTGGTGCTCAGTCCCGTGTGATAATAAGTAcgtctaaaaaaaacaattagagaaaaacatgttgtttaagGGAGTTATTGTACCTTGCTAATGTTTAAAAGTTTGTACCTGCACGGCTCACCCTTAATGGTTTGCACTTGGCTTTCACATAACGTCCGGCCTTGGAGCACTCATTCCAGTCAAGATGACCACGGTGGAAATATTTATTCTTTCTGTGAagaaaaaagtatattttgtcAGATAAAGTTTGCttgcatgtatgtttgtgtgtatgtgacagtGTACGGGAGTATGTTACCTGCTCCTTTGAATCATTCTCTGAGGAACTGGTCCCTGTATTCTCTCCATCATAGCAAGATGCTCCTTATTGTCATGAGTCTACAAGTGAACACAGATGCACAAATGAAGATCATGTCAACATGATCAAAATCATCCTACTTTCAGCATGCTGCCAGAAGCAGAGCTGAACACCCACTGTCTGTTGCTAGCTAGCTTAAAGCTAACATCTGTATAGTTGGTACATTGGCTGTTTGGGGCAAttaaacacagactgaacacaCCATTACACTTTGTTTTGTGTATAGAAACAAAGGATATGACATGTGAATTACTGAACCTTAGAAGTGCTGGTAGGTGGGTTTTATTACCTTaggacagaaccaggctagcttTTCCACccacttccagtctttatgctaagctaactgctgctgcctgtagcttcatatttaccgaACAGACATGGGAATGGTATAGGCTGTTATTTTAACAGTATAAACACACATGTAACCTGGTACAGTGTGAAGCCTTCGTAGTATTCAAACAGGATGCAGCCGATACTCCACACATCACAAGGGTGGCTCCAACCCAACTCTGTGGGATAGAGAACAGGGACAAaaccttcaaaaacaaaaacaactaaacAGAACTGACAGCTCCGGATTACTCCCTGGTCTAAATCAACATCTCTTACCCAGTATGACCTCTGGAGCTCGGTAGTGACGCGTGGAAATGACGGCAGAGTGGTGTTCATGGTCAAAGGTAGCACTGCCAAAGTCAACGAGCCTCACTGTGGTGTCATTTACTCTCCTCTCATTGCACTTCTGAAATAACAGAAAGTAAACAAGTCAACTACTTATCCAGGTGTATAACGTTTGAGTTGAGACTGAAAGTGAGCACACCAGTGTTGGTAATAATCTCCTActgcacactgcacacacagctGTGCTAAAGGAACAGTTAGACATTTTGGCAAATATAAGAAGCAACATTTTTAGAGTCAGCAGTTAGCTTTGATTAACATAAAGGAAAAAGCGTGCTTCACTTTCGTTCTGAATACATTGCCTATGCCTAAGTTGTTATACTTTGGTTTtgatacagaaataaacaagatgTTGATTACTGAATTTGAGAGGTGCTGGTAGGGGagttttgttacctttggacagaactAGGCtagcttccagtctttatactaagctaagctaatggcCAGTACTTATTTCAAATATAAACTaggattttgtcatttgtttttgatAGGGTTGATGAAAATAGCTTAATACTTGGGATCAAAATACTTAAgcgttttgttttttatacttAAAATATACTGTTAAATACTTTATGAGAAATTGATGACGTCATAAAatgctgcctctgattggtgctTACTCAGTAATTTGTCCAGACTTGTtgagatcagaacagaaaaaTGATCCAGACCAGTTCCTGTTAACAATTggtgtttattttctgttcGGCAATTTATCTTCTAACTAAATATTTGACCCCAGTAGTAGCGGTTACAGTTAACATTGGCTTGCTACTTTCagcttttgttatgtttttgtctgtttgcacAAAAAATAGTGTTCCAAAGTTTGTTTTAGGCAGAGAGTTCACTTAATCAACTGAGTTAGTGTACTGGTGAAGGGGTAGATAGAGATTTGACAGGAAGTAATTTATGGTACCTTGGAAAagtatgtttattgttttttggaatacaaaaatacagtagtttatgtttatttacatggcgtggctgctgtattttgtagtttattttgatacacttaAAATTATGGTATTAGGTATCttcttttaaaatacattttgatgtagtATCTGttgcggtggcagcccggctgatggtgagtgccctgtttttcttttcctccttcgcatcctggtttctcctgtgtctcctcctctctcactctgtgtgctctctccctctccgctCCGGAGCCTGGCTGCCCATCCACACCTACGTCTCATCAACCTCCATCTCCGACCGCGGCACCTGCCAGCTATCAGCCTCATCTCGaccagtatttctaccccggctctccactccatcctcgcttgatcgtcgtagCTCCAGACTTGTTGCCACAGCCACATTCAAGCTATTAATGAACGTTTTCACGTCGAACCTTTTCGTTTCCCGTCACCCTgaactaaccctgtctgtctgtttcctcccgccaggtccactcacctcttCCTCCCCGTTAGGCCAGCCGGGCTTGCCTACCTGCCTTCCCCTTTCACCGCCTCCACGGCGCTCCCCGGTCCTCCCCTCGCTCCCTGCCGGACCGCCAGCCACCGCATCCTTCCCTCCTCGGTCTCCAGTCCCCCTCGGCCCTCTCGCTGGAACCTCTCGTGCTCCGCCAGCTCCTCGGTCCCCCGCGCCCACGTCTGCCGGTGCCCATCTTCCCCCCTTTCTCCAGCCCCTCTACATCCCCCtttcccctcaataaacctctttagAAACCTgaagcgttgcgtttgggtccgttctgtctaTAATCATCACAGTATCTTTGCCTATCCCTGCTAATGGCTGCTgcctgtagcttcatatttaccatacagacatcAGAGTGGTATCAACCTTCTCAGCtaattctcagcaagaaagtgaataaacatgttttaagatTGTCTCACTGCTTGTTTTTTATGCCTCATTGGACTTAATTTAGCGATATTGCAGTGTTTCCAGATCTCAGCATTACTTCtgagtacaatgttattattTCCAGTTatgaaaactatgaaaataacaacaaagtTTAAAGAAAGAATGTATTCTTTTTCTATAAAACAgagaattaataaaaacaaaaacaatatctCTTCAAAGATGCCATAACACAGAGAATTAGTGCCACACTGAGGtcagcaaacacaacaaaaatatgTACCTACAGTATAAAGGAAAGACATGTGGGTGGTTCTTGGTATCTGCTGTGCAAAACCAAAAAAGAAATCTCCCTGCCTTTCACCCCCGAAGATCCCAGCAATTCATGCCTTTAGCTGTTTCTAACCTTCTCAGCGTTGTATATGAGGGAGTAGTCCGAGTTGACAAAGAGGATGTTCTCAGGCTTCAAGTCGGTGTGAGTCAGCTTGTTGTCATGAAGAACTGCAgtggagacagagggagaggaaggaaagcCGATTACGATTTATCAGGAGAGAGCCATCTCCCTCGTCTGGTTGATTTTTGTGTTAGGTAAAAATATTTAGATGTcatgatacattttttttggggggggggggggtttgaaAAGTTTTCTACTGAAATCttggtttaattaaaaaacaaacaaaagttttgtAGTTGTTTATGGGCCTCAAATAGGTTCACAATAGGGTGTGCACCTGCAGTATGCTGTTAAAAATGTGCTACCTGGCAGCAACTagggtgtgatgatacacttggcTCACGAGACGATACACGATAGCCTATTGGGTTCAAGAGAATGAGCCGaaacaatattttaacactattttaagaAATCTTGAATGATGAAATATATGAATGGAAAAATAATCTTTTATTCAACTGAAAGTCAGAAAATGCAAAGCGATGCAGGTGCATTgtgaaatgttaaatattaaatattgaatattaatattaaatattgtttgtgtCGCTCTGGCACTGTTTATTGCTTCCACCTAAAATGCTGCCGTACAAACTATTTAAGTGGTGGGGCATCTTCTAAGCTAATTTCACCCTCTCATTCTGCCATGCTGATATCGTGAGACAGCTTTTCATCTCACAGCATCATCACATTTCAGTATTGCGAGCTCTCATGGCACTAGATCTCCTCGCACCGCTATTGGCAACACAAGATTTCTTTATATTAATGTGTTATAACTGGTTATTAATAATTGGCAATACACCTTGCATCCCTACACAAGTGTCTCGCTAAGGAACCCTTCCACAGTAACTGTTACGTAGCTGCACCTTGCAGTCATCATTTCGTCAAACTCCTAAAGTTTACAGATGACAACACCAAGTCGACACTGTGGaatccttctgcttcctgggcaccatcatcaccCAGGCCCTCAAGTGGGTACTCATCAAGAAACCCCAGCAggggatgtacttcctgcagcagctgaagaagttcaacCTGCCACAGTCCTACATTGAAACCTTTACATCTGACTCAGTGTGCATTGCAcatattctttatattttatacttttacatgCACATTCCTTGGTCAAAATTTTGCATATCCATCCTCTTCAACTTTAAACACGCTTTTATTGGACATAAAAAGCAAGTCATTTGAAGACAATTTCAGAAACAgggatcaacatttttcattcttttctcAAAATAATCAAGATTAAACCTGAAATCTGTAGATCAGTAACGAAAATAATTGTGTGTTTACAGCCTAAGTTTGTTGGTCTTTCACTTCAGTCTGGTATGGGGATGTAAATCAGGAACTCGTGTATCATCTTCAGGTAAGAGTCACTCTCTAGATATCTACCTGCCCTGGGACAGCTGTTGACAATCGTCTTACTGTCATCACTGACACTGATCCAGAGGTACAAGATAAAAAGCTAAGTTGTGGAAGCGTAGTGGATATTGAACTCACAGCTGACAGCGTGGCAGATCTGGTGGGCCATGTGTCGGATTTGGTTAATGGGATAAGGCAGGAAGTTGTTTGCTTTCATGAAGTCAAAGGTGCTGAGAGACAACAGCTCAAAAGAGATGCAAATGTGGCCGTAGTAGTTAAACCAGTCCAGCATCTGCACACAGCGACTGATgggaaaagaaacagagaagaaatgtaacagacagaaaaagagtaATCTCATcctataattaataataaaatcccAAACTACTCACTGCTTGTTGTCaggatctctctctctgatcttCTCCAGCACATTGATTTCCAGTTTGGCTGCTTCCCTGTATTTGTCCAAGTTCTTAATGATCTTCAGAGCGATTCGACTTCCTCCTCTGTGTGTTGAAACACTGTGTTTGAAAGTAATTAACACTACACACTGGTTGCAACTTCCATTATTTGATGAAGCAATTTACCTGCTGTGGTCCAAACATTGTACCACCTTCCCGAAAGTACCCTCACCTAAAGTGTTGACTATCTCATCTGTGAAACAGATTGAGGTGATATTAAAGCTGGCGAATGCTGACCAAGGCCAACACTGCCAACACTTGCAACTGAACTGATACCTACATCTGTCTTCCAGGACATCCCCACTTTTGTAGATCAGGTGGCCATTCTCAGTGTCTCTCTCTTTATCGCTTGCAGTTTCAGTGCTGCTCCGCTGGAAACCAAATTTATGACAGGTGgagcaaaagaagaaaaatctgtGCAGAAATCAACCTGCCTCCGTCCCTTTCTTCACTCTCCAACTAAAGACTAAGACAGATTGAGTGACATCTGACCACTAGGTCTTAAAGGGCAAAGGTCATCAGCTGGATTTACCCCTGGTTAAGAGTGACGCTTTCAATATAACATGCAGAGAAATGCCCACATGGTGAAACAAATCTGCACTCAAAAGAGCTTCATTTCATGCATTTCGTTCGATCTGCACTCTGTTTTTGTGGCTGTAATAACAACAAATCCTCCAGAAAGCAGCTTTTACACATTAAGGTTGACCCTGATGGCCTGAGCTTGTTCTAAAAGAGGTTAATAAGCAATGTCAAATTACTTCTGGCACTctatggaggagctgaggctcTATTTCCATCCACATTCTGAGACTGTTATTAATATGAGTAGGCCAGCATGTGCTGAGGAGACACTTACTGCAGGACACAGGCCACAAATAAGACAAACAAGTGAcccatataaacacacacagtctgaatgTGGTTTGTTATTGGAAGATAAGTATCAGAGCATAAGTACAAAATGACCACATAGTGCTGATGATTTCAGGTCACAGGTCAACCACAAAGCAGAGGTGACAGGATTATTGGTAGAAGGAAATGCAGATACAAAGATACTAAGAATGCATGCACAGAAAATGGAGATACtcacagagaggcagaggcaAATACAGTCCAGAAAACCCTTATAGAAAGAGTA from Micropterus dolomieu isolate WLL.071019.BEF.003 ecotype Adirondacks linkage group LG03, ASM2129224v1, whole genome shotgun sequence harbors:
- the clk2b gene encoding dual specificity protein kinase CLK2b, producing MGKTELYSFYKGFLDCICLCLSRSSTETASDKERDTENGHLIYKSGDVLEDRYEIVNTLGEGTFGKVVQCLDHSRGGSRIALKIIKNLDKYREAAKLEINVLEKIRERDPDNKHRCVQMLDWFNYYGHICISFELLSLSTFDFMKANNFLPYPINQIRHMAHQICHAVSFLHDNKLTHTDLKPENILFVNSDYSLIYNAEKKCNERRVNDTTVRLVDFGSATFDHEHHSAVISTRHYRAPEVILELGWSHPCDVWSIGCILFEYYEGFTLYQTHDNKEHLAMMERIQGPVPQRMIQRSRKNKYFHRGHLDWNECSKAGRYVKAKCKPLRTYLLSHGTEHHQFFNLLERMLEYEPSTRISLSSALCHPFFLPLYHPGRSQVWRNSCDMSR
- the LOC123967927 gene encoding wiskott-Aldrich syndrome protein homolog 1-like, which encodes MGGPLTSSSPLGQPGLPTCLPLSPPPRRSPVLPSLPAGPPATASFPPRSPVPLGPLAGTSRAPPAPRSPAPTSAGAHLPPFLQPLYIPLSPQ